Proteins encoded together in one Calditrichota bacterium window:
- a CDS encoding dicarboxylate/amino acid:cation symporter — MSSNKKATLTLWILGALLAGLVFGIVGHAVFPETISQVLIKWLFKPVGDMFLRAITMLVVPIVFISLVHGSATIGDPKKLGRVGLRVMAIYLVTTAVAVSMALFIAEVIIRPGTGITLPTDAAFAPKEAPFIMDVFVDMIPKNPFQAMVDGNMLQVICFALLLGVALAHLGKKGEPMMKLAEIGNDVMMRVVEIVIWLAVPGVFALIAKVMLEQGLDVLLPLLAYVLTLSGTLLLQLFLIYPALLYSLTRLSPVQFFKNHIPVMTVAFSTSSSNATLPVSIEVAERRQGVSKGIASFALPLGATINMDGTAIMQGVATAFIAQVYGIDLTFQQLVTVVVTAALASIGTAGVPGVGLITLSMVLMSVNLPVEGIALIIGVDRLLDMLRTTVNVTGDAATAVVISKMENELDVETFHAENVEEED; from the coding sequence ATGTCTTCCAATAAGAAAGCCACTCTAACACTTTGGATCCTCGGTGCGTTGCTGGCCGGGCTGGTGTTCGGAATTGTCGGCCACGCTGTTTTTCCCGAAACAATCAGTCAAGTACTGATCAAGTGGTTGTTCAAACCAGTCGGCGACATGTTCTTGCGCGCCATAACGATGCTGGTTGTTCCGATTGTGTTCATCTCACTTGTCCACGGATCTGCGACTATCGGCGATCCGAAGAAGCTCGGTCGAGTGGGATTGCGCGTAATGGCAATTTACTTGGTCACGACGGCTGTCGCGGTGTCCATGGCACTTTTTATCGCGGAAGTCATCATTCGTCCGGGAACCGGTATTACTCTGCCGACGGACGCGGCCTTTGCTCCGAAAGAAGCTCCATTTATCATGGACGTCTTCGTGGACATGATACCCAAAAACCCATTTCAGGCAATGGTCGACGGGAACATGCTGCAAGTGATCTGTTTCGCTCTACTTCTTGGAGTCGCGCTGGCTCATCTGGGAAAGAAGGGGGAGCCGATGATGAAACTTGCGGAAATCGGCAATGACGTCATGATGCGCGTCGTGGAAATCGTGATTTGGCTGGCCGTGCCGGGCGTGTTTGCTTTGATTGCGAAAGTGATGCTGGAACAGGGGCTCGACGTGCTGCTCCCACTCCTTGCATATGTATTGACACTGTCAGGGACGCTTCTGTTGCAGCTCTTTTTGATTTATCCTGCGCTGCTCTATTCGCTTACAAGATTGTCGCCCGTTCAGTTTTTCAAGAATCACATTCCGGTCATGACGGTCGCGTTTTCGACGTCATCTTCTAACGCAACGCTGCCGGTGTCCATCGAAGTTGCCGAGCGGCGGCAAGGAGTGTCGAAAGGAATAGCGAGTTTTGCTTTGCCGTTGGGGGCGACGATCAATATGGACGGTACAGCAATCATGCAAGGCGTGGCGACGGCGTTTATCGCGCAGGTTTATGGGATCGACTTGACTTTTCAGCAATTGGTGACCGTCGTGGTAACGGCGGCCCTCGCCTCGATTGGCACCGCAGGAGTTCCCGGTGTGGGACTGATCACGCTTTCGATGGTGCTGATGTCCGTTAACTTGCCGGTAGAGGGCATCGCCTTAATCATCGGTGTGGACAGGCTTCTCGACATGCTGCGCACGACGGTAAACGTAACCGGCGACGCCGCAACGGCAGTTGTGATATCGAAAATGGAGAACGAATTGGACGTCGAGACGTTCCACGCTGAGAACGTCGAGGAAGAAGATTAG
- a CDS encoding carboxypeptidase M32, giving the protein MATDTKKTYLELENEFKSYSTLSGIAGVLGWDMQVNMPPKGAAKRANQLAMVSGLAHERLTSRKIGDLLENLKNVNGELSDAEKANVREMARDYDRATKVPQELVEELSRQQSLTHDIWGRAREKADFGMFAPELEKLVELTKKLAEAYGYKGTPLNALIEEYEPGATAESLTKLFDEVKAVTVPLSEKVINSKVKAKLDFQKNKFAAAKQKAFGELLIGKIGFDTEAGRLDTSIHPFCSGGLGDVRLTTRYDENMPTQAIFGIIHEMGHGLYEQGVAPETYGTPLSEALSYGLHESQSRMWENYIGRGLPFWKHFYPALLGYFGTELAGMSVEDWVLATNHVERSLVRVEADELTYDLHIILRFEIERGLFDGSISVSDLPKVWNKKVYDYLGLTPPNDGKEGVMQDVHWSGGSFGYFPSYSVGNIAAGQFWKKMHQDMHNMQSQIEAGNFKEILHWLRENVHLQGRRYSRDDLMLKATGRPLQTKDYLDYLTEKFSSLYSL; this is encoded by the coding sequence ATGGCCACGGACACCAAAAAAACCTATCTCGAACTCGAGAACGAATTCAAGAGCTACTCCACACTCTCGGGCATCGCGGGTGTATTAGGCTGGGATATGCAGGTCAACATGCCGCCCAAAGGCGCCGCAAAACGAGCCAACCAATTAGCCATGGTCAGTGGCTTGGCCCACGAACGGCTAACCTCGCGAAAGATCGGTGACTTGCTTGAAAACCTGAAAAATGTCAACGGCGAGTTGTCGGACGCTGAAAAGGCTAACGTTCGCGAAATGGCTCGCGACTACGACCGGGCGACAAAGGTGCCGCAAGAACTCGTAGAAGAGCTTTCCCGCCAACAGTCCTTGACTCACGATATATGGGGCCGCGCACGGGAAAAAGCCGATTTTGGGATGTTCGCGCCCGAGCTTGAAAAGCTCGTCGAACTCACGAAGAAACTTGCCGAAGCCTATGGCTACAAGGGAACTCCTCTCAATGCGCTGATCGAAGAGTATGAGCCCGGCGCAACGGCCGAGTCTCTGACTAAGCTGTTCGATGAAGTCAAGGCCGTTACCGTGCCGCTCTCCGAGAAAGTCATAAACTCAAAAGTCAAGGCAAAGCTGGATTTCCAGAAGAACAAATTCGCGGCGGCAAAGCAAAAGGCCTTTGGCGAATTGCTCATCGGCAAGATCGGGTTTGATACAGAAGCAGGCAGGCTCGACACGTCGATCCACCCGTTCTGTTCCGGCGGGCTGGGAGATGTTCGCTTGACGACCCGCTACGACGAAAATATGCCGACGCAGGCGATTTTCGGAATCATCCACGAGATGGGACACGGACTCTATGAGCAGGGAGTGGCACCGGAAACTTACGGGACGCCGCTCTCTGAAGCTCTGAGCTATGGACTTCACGAATCACAAAGCCGGATGTGGGAAAACTATATCGGACGCGGCTTGCCGTTCTGGAAGCACTTCTATCCGGCTTTGCTGGGCTACTTCGGAACAGAACTCGCGGGAATGTCCGTCGAAGACTGGGTGCTCGCCACCAACCACGTCGAGCGTTCACTCGTTCGAGTCGAAGCCGATGAGTTGACGTACGATCTTCATATCATCTTGCGCTTCGAAATCGAACGCGGGTTATTCGACGGATCGATTTCCGTTTCCGATTTGCCGAAAGTTTGGAACAAGAAAGTCTACGACTACTTGGGTCTGACTCCGCCCAATGACGGCAAGGAAGGCGTGATGCAGGACGTGCATTGGAGCGGTGGTAGTTTCGGTTACTTCCCGTCCTACAGTGTCGGCAATATTGCCGCCGGACAGTTTTGGAAAAAGATGCACCAAGACATGCACAACATGCAGTCTCAAATCGAAGCAGGAAATTTCAAAGAGATTCTGCATTGGCTTAGGGAAAATGTCCATCTGCAGGGCCGGAGATACTCGCGTGATGACCTGATGCTAAAGGCCACCGGCAGGCCGCTGCAAACGAAAGACTACCTGGACTACTTGACGGAAAAATTCTCGTCACTCTATTCACTGTGA
- a CDS encoding right-handed parallel beta-helix repeat-containing protein: MSGTYVVGSAGDYQNLREVLDTLNIEGMAGDVYLKVTGSIQIGPFEIGNIPGQAENSLFIAPSNIPALTLVTTDTTQPILSFTNAANVYLTGAMLTSPAVSQPAIRFANGSHDITVKAGTFKGRGTGRIIEINGSGCENIVFEECDLRRGGEAVRIVSPGPSARGNSLVHCVIDSVSQGIYLSRQTNCSIEYCTISPNAGAAATCTAVSIATQAETDSVFLDGNTISGVAAGSGYAVAIRHNPLNSTSYLRAANNFIYGFLNTGSSQVRAIYLSGGENRIVNNSILVNDVNATGTTYAVYNALLTPESGLSLQNNILVNLESTRPAYNIFNLTAAAALESNNNLFYGTGAAYKLGWLIEPFVTLGAWKSGTSLDGASKEGDPQFVSTTDLHLQETTELAHQNGAVALDVPKDHDGQIRFQPPDIGADEYTFSAPPQDAAILSVIGMPRTFPEYSLLRLEVFVQNRGSSPLVDLPLRLSYDDTARAEVIVNLQPSASDTALLIWSTGASHSNAALSVEAVLAADANPLDNGRTFELAVTGHPLAGVYRVGGFNADFQSLSEAGDALKMQGVADPVTIYIAEGFYSEPLLLDSISGLGPNATLSIRPAPEAEGIVMFAPSDEQYSVMLRDVSYVTIEGIVVQGTENSQDVVILSNGSHNNVIRNCSVTGASIQQSGSSAICVSPGCNGNRFENLQVASAYNGFRLDGESSTGDTGNEIRGCTIQDVRTGIHALWQVDLLIETCEISAGFEDAPSPCYGIRIGSLRSGDTVRVYDNAIAHCLSTGNLTGLSCESGSGTVQAVNNRISQFEPRTGGILNAVSVASGLAELYFNTISIGNLDCQQVTGISISGHQTAVSMLNNIVSVEEPDAVSRFIEWTDGEIESNNNLYDAPGSNTQFRFAHSSLDGEYASLSSWTETTGQDSFSVSTAAGFISESNLHIRPDAFGPSNNGIPLPGFATDMDGETRGTPPDIGADEYEYNGAITDIAVTSIELPVVPLSAATSYNLLTVLHNVGQNDLVGVPVRLCYNLVPVDSQTVSIAAGQSHDVYWNWTAPDVNLSYGSLRVEVSAPGDAVPENNQLEQAVVVAGAPLGGSLRVASEGADFASLTMLAEHLKWRGINSQTSVFLSEGNYTEPLVLSNIPGADSLHQLVIMPEPGAAVTISAENANAVIELLNTDYTELRDLTVVCGENSQVGLCLDAFSCHNVVENCTIIGPGTSFINSVGVQVEGAECHGNLIENSRISGCYVGVLLSGDPVMLSQSNVVIDNEIDDVYYGVWVDHQRSALVAHNDIRPGTLNGPAGACYGVYVLQLGTGGSVRIDGNEIHDFIDTMGPRTNRAAGVYSAPGISSSVEIVNNFIYGFSGLTTLRTRAIYLSSGSHLVANNSIRLDDAPADNETAGIYVSTGTQHEIYNNCVMDYENDVASYALDIESAANVVSDYNCYWGNSSSFRVAGVGSQDFVDLASWVATGQDGRSLEEHARYNSSSDLHIRLTDSTMYERGLPLPQVLYDFDGDLRSDPPCIGADEYAYLAVLDAPSNLIIYSTDGLSVTLQWQPVFAATSYRIFAGESITELQNAPVEFGQTSATSWTWDESSSPDNFRFFRVTAE, translated from the coding sequence ATGTCGGGAACGTATGTGGTGGGCTCTGCGGGCGACTATCAGAACCTGCGGGAGGTTCTCGACACCCTAAACATCGAGGGCATGGCTGGCGACGTTTATCTCAAGGTAACGGGATCGATTCAGATTGGTCCTTTTGAGATTGGAAATATTCCCGGACAGGCAGAAAATTCGCTATTTATTGCGCCCTCCAACATACCGGCCCTGACATTGGTGACGACGGACACGACACAGCCAATCCTGTCCTTCACCAATGCCGCAAATGTCTATTTGACCGGCGCGATGCTAACCTCCCCTGCTGTTTCCCAACCTGCCATCCGGTTTGCGAACGGTTCACACGACATTACCGTGAAAGCTGGCACATTCAAGGGCCGCGGAACGGGGCGCATCATTGAGATCAACGGTTCGGGCTGCGAGAACATTGTCTTTGAAGAATGTGACCTTCGCCGCGGCGGAGAAGCTGTTCGGATCGTTAGCCCGGGCCCGTCTGCTCGCGGGAATTCTTTGGTGCACTGCGTGATAGACAGCGTTTCACAGGGAATCTACTTGAGCCGTCAGACGAATTGCAGCATCGAGTATTGCACAATTTCACCCAATGCGGGTGCAGCCGCAACGTGTACGGCGGTGTCAATCGCAACACAGGCCGAAACGGATAGCGTTTTTCTGGACGGCAATACCATCAGCGGCGTCGCTGCCGGCAGCGGATATGCGGTAGCAATCCGGCACAATCCCCTCAATTCGACGTCCTATTTGCGTGCAGCGAACAACTTCATCTACGGATTTCTGAATACAGGTTCATCTCAAGTTCGCGCGATCTATCTTTCCGGCGGTGAAAACCGAATCGTCAACAACAGCATCTTGGTCAACGACGTCAATGCAACAGGAACTACCTACGCTGTTTACAACGCTCTTTTGACGCCCGAGTCGGGACTTTCTCTTCAGAACAACATTCTTGTCAATCTCGAATCAACTCGTCCGGCGTACAACATTTTCAATTTAACGGCGGCAGCGGCGCTTGAATCGAACAACAATTTGTTCTACGGAACGGGAGCTGCATACAAACTGGGCTGGCTAATCGAACCGTTCGTGACTTTGGGGGCATGGAAATCAGGCACGAGCCTCGACGGGGCAAGCAAAGAAGGTGATCCACAGTTTGTGTCAACGACCGATCTCCATTTGCAAGAGACTACTGAGCTTGCTCATCAAAACGGCGCAGTCGCACTGGACGTGCCAAAAGACCACGATGGTCAAATCCGTTTTCAACCGCCGGACATCGGTGCCGACGAATATACCTTTTCGGCACCCCCCCAAGACGCTGCTATCCTAAGTGTGATCGGAATGCCGCGGACTTTCCCGGAATATTCGCTGCTCCGGCTTGAGGTTTTCGTACAGAACAGAGGGTCGTCGCCGCTTGTGGACTTGCCGCTTCGTCTTTCGTATGACGACACTGCAAGAGCCGAAGTGATCGTCAATCTCCAGCCGTCCGCTTCGGACACCGCACTTTTGATTTGGAGCACTGGAGCAAGTCATTCAAATGCGGCGCTTTCCGTTGAAGCTGTTCTTGCGGCAGACGCGAACCCGCTTGACAACGGACGCACGTTTGAGCTGGCCGTCACTGGGCATCCGCTTGCAGGAGTTTATCGAGTCGGAGGATTCAACGCGGACTTTCAAAGTCTTTCGGAGGCCGGCGACGCTCTAAAAATGCAGGGAGTGGCGGATCCAGTAACTATTTACATTGCAGAAGGTTTCTACAGCGAACCTCTATTGCTCGATTCTATTTCCGGGCTCGGACCGAATGCGACATTATCTATCCGTCCGGCGCCGGAGGCTGAAGGAATCGTAATGTTCGCACCCTCCGACGAGCAATACTCGGTTATGCTGCGAGACGTCTCTTACGTCACGATAGAAGGGATCGTCGTTCAAGGTACAGAGAATTCACAGGACGTTGTTATTCTGAGCAACGGCTCGCACAACAACGTGATTCGAAATTGCAGTGTGACCGGAGCATCGATTCAACAATCCGGTTCATCGGCAATCTGCGTCTCACCCGGCTGCAATGGAAACCGCTTCGAAAATCTTCAGGTCGCGTCTGCGTATAACGGTTTTCGGCTTGACGGAGAAAGCTCTACGGGTGACACAGGCAACGAGATACGGGGATGCACGATTCAAGACGTTCGCACGGGAATTCACGCTCTGTGGCAAGTCGATTTGCTGATCGAAACCTGTGAGATTTCCGCCGGATTCGAGGATGCCCCTTCGCCTTGTTACGGGATCAGAATCGGCTCGCTTCGTTCGGGCGACACCGTGCGTGTCTATGACAATGCGATTGCCCATTGCCTGTCGACGGGCAACCTCACCGGATTGTCATGCGAATCCGGCAGTGGGACTGTGCAAGCCGTTAACAATCGAATCAGTCAGTTTGAGCCGCGCACCGGAGGTATTTTGAATGCCGTATCGGTCGCAAGCGGGCTGGCAGAACTGTATTTCAACACGATCAGCATTGGCAATCTCGATTGCCAGCAGGTCACGGGGATCAGCATATCGGGGCACCAGACGGCGGTCTCGATGCTGAACAACATCGTCAGCGTCGAGGAGCCTGACGCCGTTTCCAGATTCATCGAGTGGACGGACGGCGAAATCGAATCTAACAACAACCTGTACGACGCGCCGGGAAGCAATACGCAATTCCGTTTCGCGCATTCTTCTTTGGACGGAGAATACGCCTCACTTTCTTCTTGGACGGAAACCACGGGACAGGACAGTTTCAGCGTGTCCACGGCGGCGGGATTCATTTCGGAAAGTAATCTTCACATTCGACCCGACGCATTCGGTCCGTCGAACAACGGTATACCACTACCGGGGTTTGCGACGGACATGGACGGTGAAACACGCGGAACTCCGCCGGACATCGGAGCGGATGAATATGAATACAACGGCGCCATCACGGATATTGCCGTAACTTCTATCGAGCTGCCCGTTGTTCCGCTCTCCGCCGCGACAAGTTACAACCTGCTTACAGTGCTTCATAACGTGGGGCAGAATGATCTTGTCGGGGTTCCGGTCAGACTGTGTTACAATCTTGTGCCGGTGGATTCCCAGACGGTTTCCATCGCGGCAGGTCAATCGCATGACGTATACTGGAACTGGACGGCGCCCGACGTCAATTTGTCTTACGGCTCTCTTCGTGTAGAAGTGAGCGCTCCCGGGGACGCCGTTCCTGAAAACAACCAGCTTGAGCAAGCTGTCGTCGTGGCTGGCGCGCCGCTTGGTGGTTCGCTCAGGGTGGCTTCAGAAGGCGCGGATTTCGCGTCCTTGACAATGCTGGCCGAGCACCTTAAGTGGCGCGGCATCAATTCGCAAACGTCGGTGTTTCTTTCCGAGGGGAATTACACGGAACCGCTCGTACTTTCCAACATCCCCGGCGCGGACAGCCTGCACCAGCTTGTCATCATGCCGGAGCCCGGGGCCGCGGTAACGATATCTGCTGAGAACGCGAACGCAGTCATAGAACTCTTGAACACGGATTACACGGAACTGCGCGACTTGACGGTTGTTTGCGGCGAAAATTCTCAAGTGGGATTGTGCTTGGACGCGTTCTCCTGTCACAATGTCGTGGAGAACTGCACGATAATCGGCCCGGGAACGAGCTTTATCAATTCCGTCGGCGTGCAGGTGGAAGGCGCGGAGTGTCACGGGAATTTAATTGAAAACTCCCGGATTTCCGGCTGTTATGTGGGTGTTCTTTTGTCGGGCGACCCCGTTATGCTCTCGCAATCCAATGTTGTCATAGACAATGAAATCGACGACGTGTACTACGGAGTATGGGTGGATCATCAACGGAGCGCTCTGGTTGCCCACAATGACATTCGACCGGGAACATTGAACGGACCAGCTGGAGCGTGCTACGGAGTGTACGTGCTGCAGCTCGGAACGGGCGGCAGCGTGCGCATTGACGGAAACGAGATTCACGATTTCATCGACACGATGGGGCCGCGCACGAATCGCGCCGCGGGAGTATATTCCGCGCCGGGAATTTCGTCGTCTGTGGAAATCGTGAACAACTTCATCTACGGTTTTTCGGGGCTCACGACACTGCGGACGCGCGCGATTTATTTGTCGAGCGGTTCGCACCTTGTGGCCAACAACAGCATCAGACTGGACGATGCTCCGGCCGACAACGAAACGGCGGGAATTTACGTGTCCACGGGAACGCAGCACGAGATCTACAACAACTGCGTAATGGATTATGAGAACGACGTCGCGTCATATGCTCTCGACATTGAGTCAGCGGCAAACGTCGTATCAGATTACAATTGCTACTGGGGAAATTCGAGTAGTTTCCGTGTGGCCGGAGTTGGATCGCAGGATTTTGTCGACTTAGCAAGCTGGGTGGCGACGGGACAGGACGGCCGTAGTTTGGAAGAACATGCACGATACAATTCATCGAGCGATCTGCATATTCGACTAACGGACTCGACGATGTATGAACGGGGACTTCCGCTGCCGCAAGTTCTTTACGATTTCGACGGAGATTTGCGCTCGGATCCGCCGTGCATCGGCGCGGACGAATATGCATACCTTGCGGTACTTGACGCGCCGTCTAATTTGATCATATATTCTACAGACGGACTTTCCGTGACACTACAGTGGCAACCGGTTTTCGCGGCGACGAGCTACAGAATATTCGCCGGCGAATCGATCACCGAACTACAGAATGCTCCGGTGGAATTCGGTCAGACAAGTGCAACTTCGTGGACGTGGGACGAGTCCTCATCACCGGATAACTTCCGGTTTTTCAGGGTGACAGCGGAATAG
- a CDS encoding aminotransferase class V-fold PLP-dependent enzyme, with protein MSSESATAPFSKRLCDCLQASPRTPVVTRDEAEEKHFMDRVRAGVYGFGTDIETPYGRKPLRYFDFIASGRFHRDVEEEISERVLPFMANTHTESSFTGRHMTRLFENAFQRIAGYMNANEDDVVIPVGSGSTGTINRLIHVLGMRLPDQLEEKYNLSRHIPAEERPVVFRSMMEHHSNDICWRETIAENVYVELNEHGCICPIDLAEKMQPYKHRKVKYGTFSAASNVTGILNDCHALARVLHENGARAFFDFAAAGPYVDIDMHPADDPLGYFDAVFLSVHKFLGGPRTPGILVANKNLFTNRVPVEPGGGTVLYTSPWDHRYLASIAHRETGGTPPIVQSIQAGLAFDLKAALGGKRIERIEHDYMERALREWLANDHILILGLTDAKRLGVFSVIFKDLHHNLASALFNDLFGIQVRGGCMCAGPYGHLLLHIEQSHSAEIRDRLNLGHIGDKPGWVRISFSPTVSEDEFQALLEAVDYISKHGKQYESKYKLVDDTGEWECEGCGVVVG; from the coding sequence ATGAGTTCAGAATCAGCGACCGCTCCTTTCTCCAAACGCCTCTGCGACTGTCTGCAGGCTTCGCCGCGCACGCCGGTGGTTACTCGCGACGAAGCCGAAGAAAAACACTTTATGGACCGGGTTCGCGCCGGAGTTTACGGCTTTGGAACGGACATAGAAACTCCGTACGGCCGCAAACCGCTCCGGTATTTTGATTTCATCGCTTCAGGCAGGTTTCACCGGGACGTGGAAGAAGAAATCTCGGAGCGTGTGCTGCCGTTTATGGCGAATACGCACACAGAGAGTTCTTTTACCGGCCGTCATATGACAAGGCTGTTCGAAAACGCGTTTCAGAGAATCGCTGGGTACATGAACGCCAACGAAGACGACGTGGTGATTCCCGTGGGGTCGGGATCGACGGGGACGATTAACCGTTTGATTCACGTCTTGGGCATGCGGCTTCCGGACCAACTCGAAGAGAAGTACAATTTGAGCCGGCACATTCCCGCCGAAGAGCGACCGGTTGTGTTTCGCTCGATGATGGAGCATCATTCGAACGACATTTGCTGGCGCGAGACGATTGCGGAAAATGTTTACGTAGAACTAAACGAGCACGGCTGTATTTGTCCGATTGATTTGGCGGAGAAGATGCAGCCCTACAAGCACCGCAAAGTCAAGTACGGCACGTTCAGTGCGGCGTCGAATGTGACGGGAATATTGAACGATTGTCACGCTCTGGCGAGAGTGTTGCACGAGAACGGAGCGCGCGCATTTTTCGATTTTGCCGCCGCGGGTCCGTACGTGGATATCGACATGCACCCGGCAGATGATCCACTGGGATATTTCGACGCGGTGTTTCTCTCCGTTCACAAATTCTTAGGAGGGCCGCGCACGCCGGGGATTTTGGTAGCGAACAAGAATCTATTTACGAACCGGGTGCCGGTGGAGCCGGGCGGCGGGACGGTGCTCTATACGTCGCCGTGGGATCATCGTTATCTTGCTTCGATTGCACACCGTGAAACGGGCGGAACTCCGCCGATTGTGCAGAGCATACAGGCTGGATTGGCGTTCGACTTGAAGGCCGCGCTCGGCGGAAAACGTATTGAGAGAATCGAACATGATTACATGGAACGCGCGCTGCGCGAGTGGCTCGCGAATGATCACATTTTGATTTTGGGATTGACGGACGCGAAACGACTCGGGGTGTTCTCGGTAATTTTCAAAGATCTGCACCACAATCTTGCGTCGGCGTTGTTTAACGATCTCTTCGGCATTCAGGTGCGCGGCGGGTGCATGTGTGCGGGACCGTATGGACACTTGCTTTTGCATATCGAGCAAAGCCACTCGGCGGAAATTCGCGACCGATTGAATCTCGGGCATATTGGAGATAAGCCCGGCTGGGTTAGAATTAGCTTTTCGCCGACTGTCAGCGAAGACGAATTTCAGGCATTGCTGGAAGCCGTGGACTACATCAGCAAGCACGGGAAGCAGTACGAGTCGAAATACAAGCTGGTGGATGATACGGGCGAATGGGAATGCGAGGGGTGCGGAGTTGTGGTTGGATAG
- a CDS encoding 4Fe-4S binding protein, which yields MGKIMDIVELAKTVKKPLPGTAKGKMYKGFWTPRHITQLGFAALNVWLGFLFWGFVRALDVGGDGPLPPRPAGVEGWLPISGLMGVINWISEGTINRVHPASAILLLSFIAIAFLARKAFCSWVCPIGTISEGLAMLGRKLFGKTFLLPRGVDYSLMSLKYITLGLFLFAFFVMGTAGIAKFMTSPYNQLADVKMLLFFTEIGTIGLIVIGVLFIGSVFVEGFWCRYMCPYGAMLGLVSWASPLKIRRNIETCIDCDRCTKACPSRLPVATKPRIISPECTGCLKCESACPIKDCITLAPTPRTNVNGRQLALTVIGIWLAFVLTAKITGAWNSSLSDADYRYHYEQRDNPQYGHPGMD from the coding sequence TTGGGTAAGATCATGGATATTGTCGAATTAGCAAAAACTGTCAAGAAGCCTCTGCCGGGAACGGCTAAGGGGAAGATGTACAAGGGGTTTTGGACTCCGAGGCACATTACGCAGCTTGGGTTTGCGGCGCTGAATGTTTGGCTGGGGTTTCTGTTTTGGGGGTTCGTACGCGCGCTGGATGTCGGCGGTGACGGGCCGCTTCCGCCCCGGCCTGCCGGAGTTGAGGGCTGGCTGCCGATTTCGGGATTGATGGGAGTGATCAATTGGATTTCGGAGGGCACGATCAATCGCGTACATCCTGCTTCGGCCATTCTGCTGCTGAGTTTCATCGCGATAGCATTTTTGGCACGGAAAGCATTTTGCTCGTGGGTTTGTCCGATTGGAACGATCAGCGAGGGACTGGCAATGCTCGGGCGAAAGCTGTTTGGGAAGACCTTTCTCTTGCCGCGCGGAGTCGATTACTCTCTGATGAGCCTGAAGTACATTACACTCGGACTTTTTCTGTTCGCGTTTTTTGTGATGGGCACGGCGGGGATCGCGAAGTTCATGACCAGTCCGTACAATCAGCTCGCGGACGTGAAGATGCTTTTATTCTTCACGGAAATCGGGACAATCGGATTGATCGTGATCGGAGTGTTGTTTATAGGGAGTGTGTTCGTCGAAGGGTTTTGGTGCCGGTATATGTGTCCCTACGGCGCGATGCTGGGACTCGTGTCGTGGGCTTCGCCGCTAAAAATTCGGCGGAATATTGAGACGTGTATCGACTGTGACCGCTGCACGAAGGCATGTCCGTCGCGTCTGCCTGTGGCAACGAAGCCCCGGATCATTTCGCCGGAATGCACGGGATGTCTAAAGTGTGAATCGGCGTGCCCGATCAAAGATTGCATTACACTCGCTCCGACACCGAGAACAAACGTAAACGGGCGGCAGCTTGCGCTGACGGTGATCGGCATTTGGCTGGCATTTGTACTGACAGCAAAGATTACGGGGGCATGGAACTCGTCCCTTTCGGATGCGGACTACCGTTATCATTATGAGCAGCGGGACAATCCGCAGTACGGACATCCGGGAATGGATTAG